The DNA region GCAATCACGCGTGGCCGCGACTTTTTGTTGCGGTCGCAGCACGCCGACGGATCGTGGGAATTCGAGAGTCACACGAAACCGGTACAGCCGTTCTTTGACAACGGCGACCCGCACGGCAAGAATCAGTTCATCTCAGTTGCCGCTACCGCCTGGGCGACGTCCGCGCTCGTTCATCTGATGCCGCAGAGCGAATGATGAGCCGTGCATGCAGGCGCCGGGCCGAACCACCGGCCGCACCGATCAGCCGCTCCCGCCGCTGCGACAAAGTTCCGTAGGGCAGGTGGTCCTGCCATCGCGAATCGGCCAGCCATGGAATACGCCCTGCCCGCCGGCAGGTTCACCTACCTTTGCCCGCGCCGGCGGAAGCGCCTCCTCCACGAGTTGCGCACTACGCCAACAGCTCCCTCACCACCCGCGCCGGCTCAACCCCCGTCAGCTTCGCGTCCAGCCCCTGGAACTTCACCGTGAACCGCTCGTGGTCGATGCCGAACAGGTGCAGCATCGTGGCGTGCAGGTCGTGGAAGGTGACCTTGTTGTCGACCACGCCGTAGCCCAGCGGGTCGGTCGCGCCGTGGGCCGTGCCGCCGCGGACGACGCCGCCGGCCAGCCACAGGCTGAACGCGTTGATGTGGTGGTCGCGGCCGGTGCCCTGGCCCATCGGGGTGCGGCCGAACTCGCCCCCCCAGATCACCAGCGTGTCGTCCAGCATGCCGCGTTGCTTGAGGTCCTGCACCAACGCGGCCGACGCGCGGTCGGTTTCCTGGGCGCTGATGGGCATGTACTGCTCGATGGCGGTGTGGTGGTCCCAGCCGCGGTGGTAGAGCTGGATGAAACGCACGCCGCGTTCGGCCAGCCGGCGGGCCAGCAGGCAGTTCGAGGCGAACGACCCGTCCCCCGGCTCTTTCACGCCGTAGGCCGCGAGCGTGGCGGCGGTCTCCTGCGTAAAGTCGGTCAGCTCCGGCACGCTGGTCTGCATGCGGAACGCCATCTCGTACTGCTTGATGCGGGTCTCCAGCTCTGGGTCGACCCGCTGCTGGGCGAGCAGCCCGTTGAGGCGGTTCACCTCGTCCACCACCATCCGCTGCATGCTCTGGCAGACGCCGTCGGGGCTGCCGACGTAGTGGATGGCGTCGCCGCGCGAGCGGAACTCGATCCCCTGGTGCCGGCTGGGCAAGAACCCGGCCGACCACTGGCGTGCAGAGACGGGCTGGATGCCGGCGCCGCGGGTTTGCGACAGCAGCACGACAAAGCCGGGCAGCTCTGAGGTTTCGGCGCCCAGCCCGTACACCAGCCAACTGCCCATGCTGGGCCGGCCCTTGAGGATGGTGCCGCTGTTCATGAACCCCTGGGCGGGGTCGTGGTTGATTTGCTCGGTCACCATCGAGCGGACCACGCACAGGTCGTCCGCCATCGCCCCGATGTGGGGGAACAGCGACGACACTTCTAGGCCCGACTCTCCGCGCTTGTGGAACTTGCAGAAGGCGCCGCGGGCCATCAGCTTGGCGCCCTGCAGTTGGGCGAGCTGCTGCCCGTTGGTGAACGACTCGGGGAAGGGCTGGCCGTTGAGCGCGTCGAGCTCTGGCTTGGGGTCGAACGACTCGCAGTGCGAGGGCCCCCCCGCCATGCAGAGGTGGATGACCCGCTTGATCCGCGGCCGGAAGTGGGGCGTAGCGGGCCCACCCGAATTGCCCGCTGCGGCCAGCGCTTGGGGAGCGATCAACTGCCCGAGCGCCGCGCCCCCCAGCCCGTAGGCCGAGTGTGTCAAGAAGCTGCGTCGTGATACGTCGAGCGGCGTGGGCATGTTAGTAGCAACGCGTTACGGGTTGACCACGGATAGCACGGATTTCACGGATACGGATTGCCACGAAAAGGCACAAAAAGCACAAAGAAAAACAATCAGAAGATCGCTCGCAAAGACGCGGAGACGCAAAGGGCTTCGTTTGCAATTTTGCGCCTCTGCGACAAACTGGCGTCTTGTGCTTTTTGTGCCTTTTTGTGGCTATCGTTCGTCATCCGTGAAATCGGTGCTATCCGTGGTTCGTCTCGTGGCTACGGATGTCCGTAGCACTAATAGCGTGTGATGGTCTCGTGCAGGTTCAGCACCACGCGGGCGACATTGGTCCAGGCCGCCAGCTCCGCGGCGTCGATCCCTGCGGGGCGCGGGGCGATGCCGATAGCGATGAGCGCCGCGGCTTCGTCGGGGTGGTTTGCGTAGCGCTGGCGCGCCTTGGTCAGCAGCGCGAGCAGTCCGGCGGCTTCGTCCTGGCTGGGCGTACGTGCGACCGCACGCTTGAAGCACTCCGCTACGCGCTGGCCATCGCTGGCGTCGTGGCTGGTGAGCAGCTCCCCGGCCAGCACCCGTGCACACTCAACAAACGTTGGGTCGTTCAGCAGCGTCAGCGCCTGCTGGGGGCTGTTGGAGATGGTGCGCAGCGCGGTGCAGTCCTCGCGGCTGGGGGCGTCGAAATTCACCAGCTCGGGGTGCAGGAAGGTCCGTTGCCAGTGCATGTACACGCCGCGGCGGTACTGCCGGTTGTCGGTTTCGGTGTCGTAGCCCCGGTTGGGGAACTGCAAGCCCGCGTAGTAACCCTCGGGCTGGTAGGGCATGGCCGGGGGGCCGCCGACTTCTAGGTTGATCAGCCCCGCGATGGCCAGCGCGTTGTCGCGGACAAACTCGGCGTCGAGCCTGCGCGGGTTCTGCGACGCGAGCCAGCGGTTGTGCGGGTCGCGCTCGATGAGCTCCGGCCGGAGCTGCGAGGACTGGCGGTACGTGTCGCTGGTGACGATCAGCCGCACCACGTGCTTGACGTCCCAGCCGCTGTCGCGGAACTCGCACGCCAGCCAGTCGAGCAGCTCGGGGTGGCTGGGCGCCTCGCCCTGGGCGCCCAGGTCGTCGATCTGCGGGCTGAGCCCGGCGCCGAAGAACTGCTGCCAGAGCCGGTTCACGAACACCCGCGCCGTGAGCGGGTTCTCCGGCGCGCACAGCCACTGGGCCAGGTCGAGCCTGGAGAGCCCCTCGGCTTGGACTGGCGAGGGGAGGAAGCCGGGGAGCGTGGGGGGGCATATCTCGCCGCCGTCGTCTTGCCAGTCGCCCCGGTTGAGCAGGCGGATGGTCATCGGCTTGTCGGTGCGCTCGGTCACCATCACGGGCGAGCGGCCGTCGCGCATCGCTAAGATCCGCGCGTCGATCGCCTTGAGCCGCTGGTAGGCCGCACGCGCGTCGGCCGAGTCGCCCCCGCCAGCGCTACGGAGGTAGAGGTTGGCGGCGATCGTGTCGTCTTTGAGTTGTTCCCGCAGGTTGGCCGGCATGCCGCTCGCGCGGATGTCGGGCGGGGCGATCGGCGAGCAGCTCAGCCGCACCGCGCCGGCGCCCCCCGTGAGCTTTACGGACAGCGTCTCCCCTTCCGCAAGCACCAGCGGCTGGTCGAGCACGAACGTCGCGGAGTGGGGCTGGTCGAGGGCGTCTGGCTGCAGCTTCCAGCCGCTCTGCACGCCGATGATCTCGAACGAGTTGCTGTAGCGCGGCGCCGAGCGGTCGGCGGCCGCGTGACGCACGCCGACGCGGCGTTCGCCCTTGTCCCCCGCGACCAGCAGGTCGACGCGCATGTCGCCACGCCCCCCTTTCCGCACGATCAGGCCCGCGTGCTTCGCGTGCGGCAGCAGCTCGACGCGTACGGCCGCGAGGCGCCTTTCGGTTGGGTGGAGCCGGACGATGAGCGGGTCGGGAGACTTCTCGCCGCGGACGACCGCCAGGTCCTGGTCAACTTCCTGCGACTGGGCGCCGCCCTTGCCGGCGTCGATCGCGGGGGTGGGGGTCTCCCAGCCCGTGGGGCAGCGGTCGAGGAAGGCGCCCAGCGCCTCTCTCCACGCCTGCGCCGCGGGGGTGGCGAGGTCCTGCTGCTGGCAGAGCGCGGCGATCTGCTCGTCCGCCTGCTTGAGCCGCCGCATGAGCGTGGGGCTCTCGACCACGATCTCGGGGGGGAAGGGGTAGTCGTTGTTGTAGCCGCGCAGGTCGGGGTTGGGGGTGTACCCGTAGTCGGCGTACACGCCCCACTGCTTCACGTCTGCAAAGAACGCCGCCAGCGAGTAAAAGTCCTTCTGCTTGATTGGGTCGAACTTGTGGTCGTGGCACTCGGCGCAGCCGAAGGTGCTGCCGAGCCACGTGGTGCTCACGGTCCGCACGCGGTCGGCGTTGTACTTGGCCAGGTACTCCTTGGGCTGGGCGCCCCCCTCGCGCGTCATCATGTTCAGGCGGTTGAAGCAGGTGGCGGAGCGCTCGTCGTCGGTGGGGTCGGGCAGCAGGTCGCCGGCGAGCTGCTCGCGCGTGAACCGGTCGAAGGGCTTGTTGTCGTTAAACGACTTGATGACGTAGTCGCGGTAGGGCCAGGCGTTCTGGTTCTGGTCGCCGTGGTAGCCCACCGTGTCTGCGTAGCGGGCCGTGTCGAGCCAGCGCTGGGCCATCCGCTCGCCGTAGTGGGGCGAGGCGAGCAGCCGCTCGACCTCCGCAGCGTAGGCGTCGGGCGACTCGGAGGCCGCGAACGCGGCGGCTTCTTCGTACGACGGCGGCAGGCCCAGCAGGTCGAGCTTCAGGCGCCGCAGCAGCGTCGCCCGATCGGCTGCCGGGGAAGGATCGACCCCTTTCTCTGTCAGTCGCTGCCGGATGAACGCGTCGATCGGGCCCGCGGCCGGCCGGCCCTCTACCGCTGGAAGCAGTGGCCGCTGGAGCGGGGTGTAGGCCCAGTGGACCTGGTACTCGGCGCCCTCGTCGATCCACTGCGTCAGGAGCTGCTTCTCTGCGTCGGAGAGCTTCTTGTGCGAGCGGGGCGGGGGCATCATCACCCGTGGGTCGGGGTCGATGATCCGCTGGATGAGCGGGCTGCCGGCCGCGTCGCCCGGCTTGATGGCGCCGGCGCTGATTGCGTCGTCACGCGCGTCGAGCCGCAGATCGGCCTGGCGCGCGCCGGCGTCGGGGCCGTGGCAGAAGAAGCACTTGTCGGAGAGGATCGGCTGGACGTCGCGGTTGTAGCTGACGCCGGGCTGCGCCGCGCCGGCCGTCGGGCCGGCGCAGCAGCAGGCCAGGGCGGCGATGGCGGGCAGCGCGGCTGGGCGTAACCGTAGACGCATGAGTGAAGACCCGGTTCGGATGAGTGTTTCGGCCCGGGCGAGCGGGGCGATTCGCGTAGGTGGGCCGCGGCCGGCGTGCTAGGCTATCGGGCCTAGCGTCCAGATGCGTCGTGCGATTCAGTGTACCCACGCCGTCGGGGACGGGCCACGCGTGGGGGAGGTGGGACCCACGCCGTTGTTGTCGGCCGTGCCCCGGGCCCAACGGGCGGCCTTCTAGACGCTCCGGCCCCTGCTATGGCATAACCGGTCATCGACAACAGCCCAATGCGTGCCGCGCCGCCATGCTCAACTACCTCATCCGCCGGATCGCCATCGCGCTGATGACGCTGTTGCTGGTGACGTTTGTGGTCTATGCGCTGATCCGCCACATCCCGGGGACGCCGCTCACGTCCGACCCCGGATGATGGACGCAAGCAAGCAGATCTCCCCAGACGAGCTGCAGCGGCTCTACAAGCTGTACGGCCTCGACAAGCCCTGGTATCAGGCCTACTGGGTCTGGCTGGGCAACACCGTGCGGGGGGACCTCGGCAAGTCGATCCCCGCAGAACAACGCGCCGGTCACCGAACTGATCGGCAGCCGGCTCGGCCCGACGCTGCTGCTATCGGTAACGTCGCTGCTGCTGACTTATTTGCTCTCGATCCCGATCGGCCTGTGGAGCACGGCCGCGGGGGGGGGCGTGGCGGAACGCACCGTCAGCACGCTGCTGTACATGCTCTACTCGCTGCCGGCGTTCGTGGCGGCGCTCTACCTGCAGCTGCTGTTCTACGTGAAGCTCAAGTGGCTGCCGCTGTACGGGATGACCAGCGACGGGTTTGCGCAGATGTCCACCGGGCAGCAGGCCTGGGACATCTTCGTCCACGCGATCCTGCCGGTCACCTGCTTCACCTACGGCAGCCTGGCGTACTACAGCCGGTTTATCCGCGCGAACATGCAGGAAACGATCCGGCAGGACTACATCCGCACCGCCCGCGCCAAGGGGCTGGGCCCCAAGACGGTGCTGTGGAAGCACGCCTTCCGCAACACGCTGATCCCGCTGGTGACGCTCATCGGCCTGACGCTCCCCGGGCTGCTGTCGGGGGCGGTGATCCTAGAGCAGATCTTCGTCTGGCCCGGCATGGGCCGGCTCTACTTCGAGGCGATCGGCCAGCGCGACTACGACACCATCATGGGCCTGACGCTGATGTTCAGCGTGCTGACGCTCTTGGGCAATTGATCGCGGACGTGCTGTACGCGGTGGTCGACCCGCGTGTTTCGCTTAGCTAATTGGAACCGCCGATGGACGCGGATGAACGCAGATAGAATCCTGAGCAATCAGCAATCAGCTTTGGGCCTGCTGGGCGATAAAGCATCTTTGAAGGAACCCCCATCGGCGTCTATCTGCGTCCATCGGCGGTTCTCCTTTCCGTCTCTGTGTCCTCGGTGACTCTGTGGTAAATCCGTCCAACCCTACCGATTCCAACCAAGCCCCCAGCGGGTTCTGGACCGAGGCGTGGCGGCGGTTCCGCAAGCGCAAGCTGGCGATGGCGGCCCTGGCGTACGTGATCCTGCTGTCGCTGGTGGCGCTGTGCGCGCCGCTGTTGGCCGGCACCAAGCCGATCATCGTCAAGTACAAGGGGCACATCTACTTCCCCGTGCTGGGTACTACGTGCGGAGCTGGGAGCCGGCCGTCTTCCGGCAGCGGCCCTTCCGCACCCGCAACTACGCCAAGTACTTGCAGCAGGAAGACCCCGATAGCTGGGCCGTCTGGCCGCCGATCTTCCAAGACCCGTACCGCCGGCTCGAAGCAGGGGACTGGCCCGGCCGGCCGGGAAACCCCATCGGGTTCGCCGCCCGCCCCAGCTGGCAGAACCCGCTGGGCGCCAACCAGCAGGGGGTCGACGTGCTGGCGCAGCTCATCTACGGCGCGCAAATCTCGCTGAGCGTGGGGTTCATCTCGATGGGAATCGCCGCGGCCATCGGCATCACCATCGGCGGGCTGGCGGGCTACCTGGGGGGCTGGGTCGACGTGCTGCTCAGCCGGCTGATCGAGGTGGTGATGTGCATCCCCTCGCTGGTGCTGATCCTCGCGCTGGTGGCGCTGCTGGACAACGTCACCAACTTCCACCTGATGGCCGTGATCGGCATCACCAGTTGGACCGGCATCGCCCGGCTCA from Pirellulimonas nuda includes:
- a CDS encoding PSD1 and planctomycete cytochrome C domain-containing protein, giving the protein MRLRLRPAALPAIAALACCCAGPTAGAAQPGVSYNRDVQPILSDKCFFCHGPDAGARQADLRLDARDDAISAGAIKPGDAAGSPLIQRIIDPDPRVMMPPPRSHKKLSDAEKQLLTQWIDEGAEYQVHWAYTPLQRPLLPAVEGRPAAGPIDAFIRQRLTEKGVDPSPAADRATLLRRLKLDLLGLPPSYEEAAAFAASESPDAYAAEVERLLASPHYGERMAQRWLDTARYADTVGYHGDQNQNAWPYRDYVIKSFNDNKPFDRFTREQLAGDLLPDPTDDERSATCFNRLNMMTREGGAQPKEYLAKYNADRVRTVSTTWLGSTFGCAECHDHKFDPIKQKDFYSLAAFFADVKQWGVYADYGYTPNPDLRGYNNDYPFPPEIVVESPTLMRRLKQADEQIAALCQQQDLATPAAQAWREALGAFLDRCPTGWETPTPAIDAGKGGAQSQEVDQDLAVVRGEKSPDPLIVRLHPTERRLAAVRVELLPHAKHAGLIVRKGGRGDMRVDLLVAGDKGERRVGVRHAAADRSAPRYSNSFEIIGVQSGWKLQPDALDQPHSATFVLDQPLVLAEGETLSVKLTGGAGAVRLSCSPIAPPDIRASGMPANLREQLKDDTIAANLYLRSAGGGDSADARAAYQRLKAIDARILAMRDGRSPVMVTERTDKPMTIRLLNRGDWQDDGGEICPPTLPGFLPSPVQAEGLSRLDLAQWLCAPENPLTARVFVNRLWQQFFGAGLSPQIDDLGAQGEAPSHPELLDWLACEFRDSGWDVKHVVRLIVTSDTYRQSSQLRPELIERDPHNRWLASQNPRRLDAEFVRDNALAIAGLINLEVGGPPAMPYQPEGYYAGLQFPNRGYDTETDNRQYRRGVYMHWQRTFLHPELVNFDAPSREDCTALRTISNSPQQALTLLNDPTFVECARVLAGELLTSHDASDGQRVAECFKRAVARTPSQDEAAGLLALLTKARQRYANHPDEAAALIAIGIAPRPAGIDAAELAAWTNVARVVLNLHETITRY
- a CDS encoding DUF1501 domain-containing protein; the encoded protein is MPTPLDVSRRSFLTHSAYGLGGAALGQLIAPQALAAAGNSGGPATPHFRPRIKRVIHLCMAGGPSHCESFDPKPELDALNGQPFPESFTNGQQLAQLQGAKLMARGAFCKFHKRGESGLEVSSLFPHIGAMADDLCVVRSMVTEQINHDPAQGFMNSGTILKGRPSMGSWLVYGLGAETSELPGFVVLLSQTRGAGIQPVSARQWSAGFLPSRHQGIEFRSRGDAIHYVGSPDGVCQSMQRMVVDEVNRLNGLLAQQRVDPELETRIKQYEMAFRMQTSVPELTDFTQETAATLAAYGVKEPGDGSFASNCLLARRLAERGVRFIQLYHRGWDHHTAIEQYMPISAQETDRASAALVQDLKQRGMLDDTLVIWGGEFGRTPMGQGTGRDHHINAFSLWLAGGVVRGGTAHGATDPLGYGVVDNKVTFHDLHATMLHLFGIDHERFTVKFQGLDAKLTGVEPARVVRELLA
- a CDS encoding ABC transporter permease; translation: MRSWEPAVFRQRPFRTRNYAKYLQQEDPDSWAVWPPIFQDPYRRLEAGDWPGRPGNPIGFAARPSWQNPLGANQQGVDVLAQLIYGAQISLSVGFISMGIAAAIGITIGGLAGYLGGWVDVLLSRLIEVVMCIPSLVLILALVALLDNVTNFHLMAVIGITSWTGIARLTRAEFLKLKEMDYVTAARALGAGRVRIMVRHILRNGLAPVLVPITFGIASAILVEAGLSYLGFGASPPNPSWGTLLSSGRSSIQEMWWLIVFPGLAIFFTVLAYNLIGEGLQEATDPRLNQAGQ
- a CDS encoding ABC transporter permease, with translation MLSIPIGLWSTAAGGGVAERTVSTLLYMLYSLPAFVAALYLQLLFYVKLKWLPLYGMTSDGFAQMSTGQQAWDIFVHAILPVTCFTYGSLAYYSRFIRANMQETIRQDYIRTARAKGLGPKTVLWKHAFRNTLIPLVTLIGLTLPGLLSGAVILEQIFVWPGMGRLYFEAIGQRDYDTIMGLTLMFSVLTLLGN